Proteins from one Emys orbicularis isolate rEmyOrb1 chromosome 2, rEmyOrb1.hap1, whole genome shotgun sequence genomic window:
- the NOD1 gene encoding nucleotide-binding oligomerization domain-containing protein 1: protein MEGQSCANTEIIQQVPSGSSPPPFLNLLKIHRELLVSKIRNTQCLFDNLIKNEYFSTEDAEIAAQFPTQADKVRKILDLVQSKGEEVSEYFIYILQEVSDAYYELQPWLDEIEFHPSQNIQNKPVVNTDPVSRYRQKLKYELARDTKFVMSYAQKEEMLLEETYAASLIELVSYTNESLGKVSCLEDLFDDRIGLINEDGETIYIFGDAGIGKSILLQKMQNLWARGELAVGAKFFFRFRCRMFSCFKENEAICLKDLLFKYNCYPDQDPEEVFNHILHFPHTALFTFDGFDEIHSDFDLSSIPEICSPNEPIHPLALLVNLLSGKVLKGSRKVLTARTGTEIHQNIIRKKVLLRGFSSNNLKEYTKKFFRDEECRVLMSNQLEANPSLCSLCSVPLFCWIIFKCFELFHSMFDSHELPNYSVTLTDVFLLMTEVHLNRTLKTNLLKKNTRSQVETFRSKKETLFSLGKIAHMGMEKSLFIFDQEEVTSLNMSEQDLHLGFLRTVHDCGGYGDQSSYEFLHLTLQSFFTALFLVTEEKLGTKELLKFFAECSSTETAQSTCFPISWLHKRSIGEDPFRNKEHFHFTNLFLCGLLSKDKEKLLRHLVSPAAIKRKRNALITYLLESMKFQLQSLMRAKLKGYKQIQVMPNFVWMLRCIYETQSEKLAKLTVRGMRANYIKLTYCNAYSSDCSAISFVMQHFQKHLGLDLDNNNINDYGVKQLLPCFNKLAVIRLSVNQITDHGVRVLYDELSKYKIVTSLGLYNNQITDVGAKYVARLIEECSSLTCVKIGANKITTEGGKCLALAIQKSKTMYDIGMWGNQVGDEGAKAFAEALRNHPTLTNVSLAFNGITPEGGKSIAEALKHNNTVKIFWLTKNAIDDEAAERFAEMLRVNKKLAHLWLIQNQITAKGAKYLSEALQENTTIKEICLNGNLVNQEEAKAFANEERIICF, encoded by the exons ATGGAAGGTCAGTCTTGTGCTAACACAGAGATTATCCAGCAAGTACCCTCCGGATCAAGTCCTCCACCCTTCCTTAACTTGCTGAAAATACATCGAGAACTTTTAGTCAGCAAAATCCGAAACACCCAGTGTTTGTTTGACAACTTGATTAAGAATGAATACTTCTCTACTGAAGATGCAGAGATTGCTGCACAGTTTCCTACTCAAGCCGacaag GTTCGTAAAATTCTGGATCTGGTTCAAAGCAAAGGAGAAGAAGTTTCAGAATATTTCATCTACATCCTGCAAGAAGTCTCTGATGCGTATTACGAACTACAGCCTTGGTTGGATGAAATAGAATTCCACCCTTCACAGAATATTCAAAATAAACCTGTTGTAAATACAGATCCAG TCAGCAGGTACCGtcagaaactcaaatatgaattGGCACGAGACACAAAGTTTGTTATGTCATATGCTCAGAAGGAGGAAATGCTGCTGGAGGAAACCTATGCTGCTAGTCTTATCGAGCTGGTCAGTTATACCAATGAGAGTCTAGGCAAGGTGAGCTGCCTAGAAGATCTGTTTGATGATAGAATTGGGTTAATTAACGAAGATGGAGAGACGATCTACATCTTTGGTGATGCAGGTATTGGAAAATCCATTTTGCTGCAAAAGATGCAAAATCTTTGGGCCAGAGGAGAATTGGCTGTAGGTGCCAAATTTTTCTTCCGGTTCAGGTGCAGGATGTTTAGCTGTTTTAAGGAGAATGAAGCCATCTGTTTGAAGGATCTCCTGTTCAAATACAACTGTTACCCAGACCAGGACCCCGAGGAGGTATTCAACCACATCCTGCACTTCCCTCATACAGCCCTCTTCACGTTTGATGGTTTTGATGAGATCCATTCTGACTTTGACCTGAGCAGCATCCCCGAGATCTGCTCACCCAATGAACCTATCCACCCTCTTGCCCTGTTGGTGAATCTTCTCAGTGGAAAGGTTCTTAAGGGATCAAGGAAAGTTCTGACAGCAAGGACAGGAACTGAGATCCATCAAAACATCATTAGGAAGAAAGTACTGCTCCGAGGGTTTTCCAGCAATAACCTgaaggaatacactaagaaattCTTCAGAGACGAGGAGTGTCGGGTATTGATGTCGAACCAGCTGGAAGCAAACCCTAGTCTCTGCAGTTTGTGTTCGGTGCCTTTGTTTTGTTGGATTATCTTTAAATGCTTTGAACTCTTCCATTCCATGTTTGACAGTCATGAGCTTCCAAACTACTCAGTTACACTCACAGATGTTTTTTTGCTCATGACTGAAGTTCACTTGAACCGAACTCTGAAAACAAATTTGCTGAAGAAGAACACCAGGAGCCAAGTGGAGACATTCAGGTCAAAAAAGGAAACTCTGTTCTCTTTGGGTAAAATAGCACACATGGGGATGGAGAAGTCTCTCTTTATCTTTGACCAGGAGGAAGTCACATCCTTGAACATGTCAGAGCAGGATTTGCACCTGGGATTCCTCAGAACGGTTCATGACTGTGGTGGCTATGGAGACCAGTCCTCCTATGAGTTCTTGCACTTGACCCTGCAGTCTTTTTTCACAGCTTTGTTCCTAGTTACTGAAGAGAAATTGGGTACAAAGGAGTTACTGAAGTTTTTCGCAGAGTGCTCTTCCACTGAGACTGCCCAGTCTACTTGTTTCCCTATTTCCTGGTTGCACAAACGCTCTATAGGAGAAGATCCTTTCCGAAATAAAGAACATTTTCACTTCACCAATCTTTTCCTCTGTGGTCTGCTTTCCAAAGACAAGGAGAAGCTCCTCAGACATTTAGTTTCACCTGCAGCCATTAAGAGGAAAAGAAATGCGCTCATCACATATCTCTTGGAAAGCATGAAATTTCAATTGCAGAGCCTGATGCGGGCAAAACTTAAGGGTTATAAACAGATTCAGGTCATGCCCAATTTTGTTTGGATGCTGAGGTGCATTTATGAGACTCAAAGTGAAAAACTAGCCAAGCTGACTGTCAGGGGCATGAGGGCCAACTACATCAAACTCACCTATTGCAATGCCTATTCGTCGGACTGCAGCGCCATATCCTTTGTGATGCAGCACTTTCAGAAGCATCTGGGTCTGGATCTAGACAACAATAATATCAATGATTATGGAGTAAAACAACTTCTACCTTGTTTTAACAAGCTTGCGGTGATCAG GCTGAGTGTTAATCAGATCACAGATCATGGAGTAAGAGTACTATACGATGAGCTCTCCAAGTACAAAATTGTGACTTCCCTGGG CTTGTACAACAACCAAATTACTGATGTTGGAGCCAAATACGTTGCAAGACTCATTGAAGAATGTTCAAGCCTCACATGTGTTAA AATAGGAGCAAACAAGATAACCACTGAAGGAGGGAAATGTCTTGCCCTTGCTATCCAGAAGAGCAAAACGATGTATGACATTGG GATGTGGGGTAACCAGGTTGGAGATGAAGGAGCGAAGGCATTTGCTGAGGCGCTGAGGAATCACCCCACCTTAACGAATGTGAG TCTTGCATTCAATGGCATCACGCCAGAGGGAGGCAAAAGCATTGCCGAAGCTTTGAAGCACAACAACACCGTGAAAATATTTTG GTTGACTAAAAATGCAATAGATGACGAAGCTGCAGAGAGATTTGCAGAGATGCTGAGAGTCAACAAGAAGCTAGCGCATTTATG GCTTATCCAGAATCAGATTACAGCCAAAGGGGCCAAATACCTCAGCGAAGCTCTCCAGGAGAACACAACCATTAAAGAAATCTG CTTAAATGGGAACCTGGTCAACCAAGAAGAGGCCAAAGCCTTTGCAAATGAAGAGCGGATTATTTGCTTTTGA